From Fundulus heteroclitus isolate FHET01 chromosome 14, MU-UCD_Fhet_4.1, whole genome shotgun sequence, the proteins below share one genomic window:
- the tkfc gene encoding triokinase/FMN cyclase isoform X2: protein MEPQKKLINSAERCVDEALCGLVRASGGLCLLKGHRVVLRSDLASLKGKVGLVSGGGSGHEPAHGGYIGAGMLSAAVAGGVFASPPPASILAAVLSLHQAGASGVLLIVKNYTGDRLNFGLAAEQARHRGVDVDMLIVAEDCAFDRPSKAGRRGLCGTVFIHKLAGALAEEGCSLDQIVSKMRDVLKGIGTLGVSLSPCSVPGCLPSFDLPPGAMELGLGIHGEPGIKRSKVASADEVVKTMIDHMTNPDSQSHLPLKSGDSVVLCVNNLGALSCLEMAVVTRAAITCLENRKVVVARVMSGSFMTSLEMAGVSLTLMRADQEVLRLFDAKTSAPAWPNLSTACVSGRSHVAEAPVMSTRPQDDKHSQGPLSPVMRTVLERICSTLLEKQEELNSLDRASGDGDCGNTHSQAARAVQDWLQGHVVPGCPGQLLLVLAGLVEEKMGGSSGALYSLFLTAAAGHLTEGRSGAAAWAAAVHAGTQAMRRYGGADPGDRTMLDALCPAAAELMKLTDAPPAGQMAVLHAAVQKAAAGAEATRHLTARAGRASYIAAERVTLPDPGAVAVAAILGVVVETLAEQK, encoded by the exons ATGGAG CCCCAGAAGAAGCTGATCAACTCGGCGGAGCGCTGCGTGGACGAGGCTCTCTGCGGCCTGGTCAGGGCCTCCGGGGGCCTCTGTCTGCTGAAGGGCCACAGAGTGGTGCTGCGCTCAGACCTGGCCAGCCTGAAGGGCAAAGTGGGCCTGGTGTCTGGAGGCGGATCGGGACACGAGCCAGCTCATGGGG GTTACATCGGTGCTGGTATGCTGTCTGCAGCCGTGGCAGGAGGAGTGTTCGCCTCCCCGCCGCCCGCCAGCATCCTGGCCGCCGTTCTCTCCTTACACCAAGCAG GAGCCTCGGGGGTCCTGCTCATCGTGAAGAACTACACGGGGGACCGTCTGAACTTCGGCCTGGCGGCGGAGCAGGCCCGTCACCGCGGGGTCGACGTCGACATGCTGATCGTCGCGGAGGACTGCGCGTTCGACCGGCCCAGCAAGGCCGGCAGGAGAGGCCTGTGTGGCACCGTCTTCATACACAAG CTTGCTGGGGCTTTGGCAGAAGAAGGCTGTTCACTGGACCAGATCGTTTCCAAGATGAGAGACGTTTTGAAAGGGATCG GCACGCTGGGAGTGAGCCTGTCTCCATGCAGCGTTCCAGGATGCCTTCCATCGTTCGACCTGCCGCCAGGAGCCATGGAGCTGGGACTGG GAATCCACGGAGAACCTGGAATCAAGAGATCAAAG GTGGCGTCTGCAGATGAGGTGGTGAAGACCATGATCGATCACATGACCAACCCTGACAGCCAATCACATCTGCCGTTGAAATCAG GGGACagtgttgttttgtgtgtgaaCAACCTGGGAGCTCTGTCCTGCCTGGAGATGGCTGTGGTCACCCGAGCCGCCATCACCTGCCTGG AGAACCGTAAGGTGGTGGTTGCCAGGGTGATGTCGGGGTCGTTCATGACATCACTGGAGATGGCGGGAGTGTCGCTGACCCTGATGAGGGCCGACCAGGAAGTACTGAGACTGTTTG ACGCTAAGACCAGCGCCCCCGCCTGGCCGAACCTCAGCACTGCATGTGTGAGCGGACGCAGCCACGTCGCTGAAGCTCCCGTCATGAGCACGCGGCCACAGGACGACAAACACTCACAAG GGCCCCTGAGTCCTGTGATGCGCACAGTTTTGGAAAGGATTTGTTCCACTTTGCTGGAAAAGCAGGAGGAACTCAACTCTCTGGACCGGGCATCCGGGGACGGAGACTGCGGCAACACTCACTCTCAGGCCGCCAGAG CCGTTCAAGACTGGCTCCAGGGTCACGTGGTTCCCGGCTGCCCGGGGCaactgcttctggttctggctgGACTGGTGGAGGAGAAGATGGGTGGATCTTCTGGAGCG CTGTACAGCCTGTTCCTCACCGCCGCCGCCGGTCATCTGACTGAGGGGCGGAGCGGCGCCGCCGCCTGGGCCGCTGCAGTGCATGCTGGGACACAAGCCATGAGAAG GTATGGAGGAGCTGACCCTGGAGACAGAACAATG CTGGACGCTTTgtgtcctgctgctgctgagctcaTGAAGCTGACCGACGCACCGCCTGCTGGACAGATGGCGGTACTACACGCTGCAGTGCAG AAAGCAGCGGCGGGCGCGGAGGCGACCCGCCACCTCACGGCCAGGGCCGGGCGGGCCAGCTACATCGCCGCCGAGCGGGTCACGCTGCCCGACCCCGGCGCCGTGGCTGTAGCCGCCATACTGGGCGTCGTCGTGGAGACGCTGGCGGAGCAGAAGTGA
- the tkfc gene encoding triokinase/FMN cyclase isoform X1, which translates to MLSAAVAGGVFASPPPASILAAVLSLHQAGASGVLLIVKNYTGDRLNFGLAAEQARHRGVDVDMLIVAEDCAFDRPSKAGRRGLCGTVFIHKLAGALAEEGCSLDQIVSKMRDVLKGIGTLGVSLSPCSVPGCLPSFDLPPGAMELGLGIHGEPGIKRSKVASADEVVKTMIDHMTNPDSQSHLPLKSGDSVVLCVNNLGALSCLEMAVVTRAAITCLENRKVVVARVMSGSFMTSLEMAGVSLTLMRADQEVLRLFDAKTSAPAWPNLSTACVSGRSHVAEAPVMSTRPQDDKHSQGPLSPVMRTVLERICSTLLEKQEELNSLDRASGDGDCGNTHSQAARAVQDWLQGHVVPGCPGQLLLVLAGLVEEKMGGSSGALYSLFLTAAAGHLTEGRSGAAAWAAAVHAGTQAMRRYGGADPGDRTMLDALCPAAAELMKLTDAPPAGQMAVLHAAVQKAAAGAEATRHLTARAGRASYIAAERVTLPDPGAVAVAAILGVVVETLAEQK; encoded by the exons ATGCTGTCTGCAGCCGTGGCAGGAGGAGTGTTCGCCTCCCCGCCGCCCGCCAGCATCCTGGCCGCCGTTCTCTCCTTACACCAAGCAG GAGCCTCGGGGGTCCTGCTCATCGTGAAGAACTACACGGGGGACCGTCTGAACTTCGGCCTGGCGGCGGAGCAGGCCCGTCACCGCGGGGTCGACGTCGACATGCTGATCGTCGCGGAGGACTGCGCGTTCGACCGGCCCAGCAAGGCCGGCAGGAGAGGCCTGTGTGGCACCGTCTTCATACACAAG CTTGCTGGGGCTTTGGCAGAAGAAGGCTGTTCACTGGACCAGATCGTTTCCAAGATGAGAGACGTTTTGAAAGGGATCG GCACGCTGGGAGTGAGCCTGTCTCCATGCAGCGTTCCAGGATGCCTTCCATCGTTCGACCTGCCGCCAGGAGCCATGGAGCTGGGACTGG GAATCCACGGAGAACCTGGAATCAAGAGATCAAAG GTGGCGTCTGCAGATGAGGTGGTGAAGACCATGATCGATCACATGACCAACCCTGACAGCCAATCACATCTGCCGTTGAAATCAG GGGACagtgttgttttgtgtgtgaaCAACCTGGGAGCTCTGTCCTGCCTGGAGATGGCTGTGGTCACCCGAGCCGCCATCACCTGCCTGG AGAACCGTAAGGTGGTGGTTGCCAGGGTGATGTCGGGGTCGTTCATGACATCACTGGAGATGGCGGGAGTGTCGCTGACCCTGATGAGGGCCGACCAGGAAGTACTGAGACTGTTTG ACGCTAAGACCAGCGCCCCCGCCTGGCCGAACCTCAGCACTGCATGTGTGAGCGGACGCAGCCACGTCGCTGAAGCTCCCGTCATGAGCACGCGGCCACAGGACGACAAACACTCACAAG GGCCCCTGAGTCCTGTGATGCGCACAGTTTTGGAAAGGATTTGTTCCACTTTGCTGGAAAAGCAGGAGGAACTCAACTCTCTGGACCGGGCATCCGGGGACGGAGACTGCGGCAACACTCACTCTCAGGCCGCCAGAG CCGTTCAAGACTGGCTCCAGGGTCACGTGGTTCCCGGCTGCCCGGGGCaactgcttctggttctggctgGACTGGTGGAGGAGAAGATGGGTGGATCTTCTGGAGCG CTGTACAGCCTGTTCCTCACCGCCGCCGCCGGTCATCTGACTGAGGGGCGGAGCGGCGCCGCCGCCTGGGCCGCTGCAGTGCATGCTGGGACACAAGCCATGAGAAG GTATGGAGGAGCTGACCCTGGAGACAGAACAATG CTGGACGCTTTgtgtcctgctgctgctgagctcaTGAAGCTGACCGACGCACCGCCTGCTGGACAGATGGCGGTACTACACGCTGCAGTGCAG AAAGCAGCGGCGGGCGCGGAGGCGACCCGCCACCTCACGGCCAGGGCCGGGCGGGCCAGCTACATCGCCGCCGAGCGGGTCACGCTGCCCGACCCCGGCGCCGTGGCTGTAGCCGCCATACTGGGCGTCGTCGTGGAGACGCTGGCGGAGCAGAAGTGA